One segment of Chionomys nivalis chromosome 3, mChiNiv1.1, whole genome shotgun sequence DNA contains the following:
- the LOC130871991 gene encoding 10 kDa heat shock protein, mitochondrial, whose product MAGQAFRKFLPLFDRVLVERSAAETVTKGGIMLPEKSQGKVLQATVVAVGSGAKGKGGEIQPVSVKVGDKVLLPEYGGTKVVLDDKDYFLFRDGDILGKYVD is encoded by the coding sequence ATGGCTGGACAGGCGTTCCGAAAGTTTCTCCCGCTCTTTGACAGAGTCTTGGTTGAAAGGAGTGCCGCTGAAACGGTGACCAAAGGTGGCATCATGCTTCCAGAAAAGTCGCAAGGGAAAGTACTGCAAGCAACTGTAGTGGCCGTGGGATCAGGCGCGAAAGGAAAGGGCGGAGAGATTCAACCCGTCAGCGTGAAGGTTGGAGACAAAGTTCTCCTCCCAGAGTACGGAGGCACCAAAGTCGTTCTAGACGACAAGGATTATTTCTTATTTAGAGACGGTGACATTCTTGGAAAGTACGTGGACTGA